The following nucleotide sequence is from Branchiostoma lanceolatum isolate klBraLanc5 chromosome 18, klBraLanc5.hap2, whole genome shotgun sequence.
CATCGTAAAGCTACTAGTATATTTCATCGAGATCTTTTTCTCAGCTCAATGATTTTACCCTCCCCCTCAGGTGACATACACATGCTAGAGGCAGACATCTTGTTACGTGGACAAGGTACGCCTGCGCAGACGGACATTCCCGTTATGGCGCACCCTCCCCAGACGGACGGTGACAACACGTTTGAAGAGTGGCTGGACGCCGCTCTCGAGTCCAGCAAGGGACTTAAGTTAGACTTCAAGAGCATTGGAGCGGTGGCTCCCTCCCTAAGGTGAGTGATGTGAAATATTGATTCGTAGATAGTTTCACCAATTGAACATAGTTTTCTCATGTAGTCAACCTTATTTTTTGTCTACAAACGTTACAACAAACATATCATTAATTTCTGGGCGCCTAACCTTCACAAACTAACAttcgcaagataacagttactcatgcaactggacaattttgtaatttttacaataatccagttgcttcagtaactgttatcttgcatatATTATTACCTTGATggctaaccttcatcgacgaatGACAATATCGTACGATAAACTGAATGTCGTTGCATTACTACAGGATTCTGAGGGACAGGGCCAACCTTATAAACCGTCCCGTCTGGCTGAACGCGGATATCCTGCCCGGCCCGAACACCGCAAACCCGGGCGTCGACGCGCGAGACTTCCTCGATACGGTCAACCGGATTTTCCCAGAATGCACTCTTTCTCTTGGATGGACAACAGGTGGTTTTTAGAACTTGTGAGGATTGCGAAAGTTGCTCTACtttttgttgtatcaataaaTCTTCTTCGCTTTAGGCATTATTGTTTTTAGAATAGGGAAGATACGTGTAAACTAGCTAGGTTTATTTCGGGTGCCGATCCAAGAGTATTTGGTACACGTATttggtcccccccccccttcacttCTTCGATACGGTCAACCGAATTTTCCATGAATGCACTCTGTCCCCTTGGATGGACAACAGGCTAGGTGACTGTTAGAACAGGCTgctagcagcctcacagttgagctcttggttccagTTAGTTGGTAGCTGGGAACCCCCGGTTAAAATCTTGGGAAGGGTATCTCGGTTGGAGCTGTACCCGTTTATTCAgaaggacgtaaaatggggcgGGTCCTGAGTTCCAGGAGgtacctcgagcacattaaaggggaaatCAAGCTATTATCTCCATAAAGCTCATGAGGTCGGACGGGGTCATTGTTACTTTCATTTCACCCCCCCTTCCAATCTTTAAAATGACCATGCAGCCTTCGATTTCCCATGATGCACACGAAATTACCTACAATGCATCTGTAAGCTGACCCCATGACTCAACAGTGTTTTACCCGTGACGTTTCAGGATTCTACTTCGGCCGAGAAAACGTGGGCTACACGCGGCGTATGGTGGAAGAGATGCACTCCTACTGCAAGGAACTGTCACAACCCGTGACGTTTCCCATCAGAAACTCTCTACTCGGTCTACCTGGAACCATGGAGAACCTGAAGTGGTTGTTGAGTCAATCTGAAAGGTCAGAGTTCACAGATATCTATTCATTCCATtgccgttgttgttgttgttagcctctaccaggctccagacttGACTAGGACGactagaaattggccgaatagacaACAtgccacacaaacacacacacacacacacacacacacacacacacacacacacacacacacacacacacacacacacacacacacacacatacatacacacacacacacacacacacacatgcatacacacacacacacacacacacacacatacatacacacacacacacacgcgcacccATACGCACACACAGGTGATGAGCGGATACAATGTCTATGATATTCCGTGTTGGCAACCTTTCTGCTTGGGTAACGCTTGATTTCTTCTCCTGATTTGCAGATATACCATCACCGTGTGGACGTCAGTATTTGACGTACACAGAATATACGACCTTGTGAGATGTCGCAATGCATTCTCGCACAAGCGAGTTTACTACGATCTTCCAAAACAGGTATGTTAACACAACGTTTCAGTCATAAAAGACAGACCGGCAGGGAGTAGGAAAGTAGGAAGGAAAGAGGgcgataaagaaatgaaatatgagAGAGGCCAATTTTATAACCGTTGCcttatagatatacatatatggcCTCACAGTACTCTGTGTCAACCGAAACCTTACATTATTTGCATTACTTGCTTTCTTCAAGAACGTACTCGAGAAAAATACGATTAGACAAAAATACGACACGCACGTTTTCTTGTTCTCGTTACAGCTAGAAGATGATTTCCTTCAGGCTATGCAACGTCACGAGTCAAAGGTCAACCCTCTGTCCTTCTTCCCACTGGAACGACGAGATGCTCTACTTCTCACGTGGTCTCACGAGACCAACTCCCGAGAAAAACTGACTGAAGCCTTGCAACGTAAGTGTCGATTGAATCTAACcgctcacacaaacacacacacacacaaacacacacacacacacacacacataacacacacacacatataacatgtacatatacatacaaattttcCAACTTCAATGCATATACCTCAATGATAGAAGAAACTTCTAAAATGGAATCTCGCATGATTTGCAGGGAAGTCAAACATCATCGAGGCTGACGTCGTGCTAGGAGACCAGAACCaaccaatcatggcgaagcccACCGATACTGATTATGACGTCACGTTCGAAGAGTGGCTGTCCGCCATCATGGCGGCTGACCATGACGTGGGGATGAAGCTGACCTTTCACACTACAGAGGCTGTCATACCGGTactaacttttttttaatgataagatTCAATAAGACTCATCAAGAGAGTGGTGTTGCCATCGTTTGAAAGAGAAAAGTGATGATGCAGCATAGTTCTGTGTGAGAGATAAGGTCACAGCGGTGTTAATTCCTTCCAATATAACCCCAAATTAGCGCTCTGATAAACCCAGGTTCAATGAAGATTGTAAATCAGCAGTTCAAAGTGTATCATATACAGAAATGGCGCATGCATCTAGATGGAGCTCTAACATACAGTTATGATTAATGGAAACTGTCTTCCAGTTGTCCCAAGTTCCCGTTTCACACATTTTTGTATGCCCGTCGGGTCGTCTAATGACGTAAACTAGAAATTGTTTTTCTCGGGAACAACTGTCAACTGGTCAGTTCCTGAAATGTGGATCATCTAAAGGACCCCAATAAATGTACCAGACATACTTTGTcctttgcaaaaaaattaaTAACATATTGAAGTAATCAATGACTTAACATGAAAGGTAATCTGTGTTGGCCAATGACATCACGaataaaaactcaaatttcaatACTAACACTTGTAAGAAGTCCTACATCTTCCAAGCATTGGTCTTGTAAAGTTCAGTCTTTGGTCATAAAGTATCCAATATCATGTCTTCATTGCACTTCCACAGACAATGACAATACTGCGTCAAAACATGTCCAATATTGACTTTCCTGTGATCATCAACGCGGATGTCTTGGCTCCAAGCTACGACTCCGGACAACCACTTGATCCCGACTTAGTCTTCAAGCCTACTTATGAGCTGTACCCCAATGGCGTCACCACTTCCATTCAGTTCAAAGGAATAACACGTGAGGGTGGAATCACGCGAGAGCTGGCGAGAAATGCACACGCGCTTGCGCAGAGGCTAAGTAGCCCCGTAACCTTCACGATCCCCGCCGCCGTCGCCATGATGTCATGGCCGAACGTAAAATGGCTTCTCGAACAGTCTGACACCTACACGTTGACACTTACGGAAGGGCAAATAAGTATCGATCCTATTGATCTCTTCATGATTCGGAACGATTTCGATTGGGGTAGGATTTTGTACGACATTACAACCGAGAAGGCAACACAGTTGGCGCGGATGACTGAAACTGGAGGCAGTTTGGTTAATTTCTTCCAGGCCAGCTACAAAATCTATGGACGGGATGCCCTCTCCGTCACATGGGCGCATGGCGTAAACTCTAGAGAGGCCGTTGAAGATGCCATGGGAGGTTGGTTCCGtttagaaaaataaataaatacaaaacaCCAAGCATGACACCATCAAAATAGTTTAATTACAAGTTATAAGCTCAACATTAGAATAGATCTTTAATTTTGTCATCTCATAGAATTCAAACAAGTAACATCCTTTTAGCTCAATCTATCGGTGTAAATCTTGCACTTCTTGCACTTATATGAATAGCGAGCAGTTCAGGGATCTTCATCTTTTGACATGTACGACTAACAGGTGTTTCCCCCTGCACGTAGCCTATCGTGAGATCACCATGCTCGAGGCTGACGTTGACATCCGGTCTGACAACGTTCCCGTCATGTCTGACGATGTGTCAGtcgccggaagtgacgtcatgactTTGGAAGAGTGGCTGGACATTGCAAAACTGAGGAAACAGGGTATCATGCTGGAGTTCCACAGCGTCAACTCGGTAGTTCCTGCTCTGGAGGTAAATGTCATCTACCACTTAAGATACATGAAATTAACTACTCTTATTGTACAGTGATACGTAAAATGTCCGGATGTCCCTACATACTTTTTCACAAACTGGAAGGCAGAAAAAGGTGCTCAGACAATAATGTTATGtactatgttgatgaaggttagacatccacaagatacacaagataataGTTTGACCACAGATCCtgctcagtcactgacgaaaagtagtggatactGCCTGGAAtttctgaccgtttacaaatctatccagtttcttgagtaattgTTATCTTGTGCATATCCATTTCAAGTCAAATTTCAGCCCTACTCCACAACCTTTTATCATCTTCGTGTCATAAATAGATTTTCCAAAGACGACACGGAGACCTAAGAAGCCCTGTCATGTTGAAGGCAGAGATTCCTGGCCTTTTCAGCAAGGAGACATTCATCGATTCTATTGTTGATATGTTTCCCCACGTTTCGATAGGTAAGAACTTTGAAGTCACTTTCAATTCGCGTTGAATTTGTAGCCTAGGATTTAACACATTGGCAATAATCCATCAGAAATAGATGTATTAATCCATTAATAACATACAGTTGACTTTGaataaaattagttttttatttattttgcaaaCATTGTATTCTAGAATTACTAGTAGTATAAAATTGTCCTTTAATTTCTCTTACAATTTATGATAAAGGCTTCCaaattaactacatgtaatttgtacgttgtttttttcttcagtttttgcGATGAGACCAGCGAGCCCGTCAGAGGGTTACTCTCGTGCCCAGGTTGAGGAAATATCCAGGATGTGTGCTAACCTGACACAGGTCGTGACGTTCAGCGTGGACGCCAGACATGTGAGTCGTGAATTGTCTCTTTGACGCACGCATTAGTTATGTAAGGATGAGGCAGGCAGATATTGTTCATTTATCCATCGTGGCCAAAAACTGCAGTCTTTTTCAGAATCTCCAAAATTAAAACCGCAGTCTTCCTCATCCCAAAAAGGGTATTCTTCCTCAGAATGCCCAAAAGTGCAGTCTTAGAGTTCCACAAAATCCCCCAAAAGgcagtcttcatcagaatccaAGTGACCAGACACGTGACGCCAGC
It contains:
- the LOC136424309 gene encoding protein FAM151A-like isoform X2 — protein: MEMDEFPTDGSLLDYFKFDRQDAMQVTWSHGANSKAQLAEALASDIHMLEADILLRGQGTPAQTDIPVMAHPPQTDGDNTFEEWLDAALESSKGLKLDFKSIGAVAPSLRILRDRANLINRPVWLNADILPGPNTANPGVDARDFLDTVNRIFPECTLSLGWTTGFYFGRENVGYTRRMVEEMHSYCKELSQPVTFPIRNSLLGLPGTMENLKWLLSQSERYTITVWTSVFDVHRIYDLVRCRNAFSHKRVYYDLPKQLEDDFLQAMQRHESKVNPLSFFPLERRDALLLTWSHETNSREKLTEALQRKSNIIEADVVLGDQNQPIMAKPTDTDYDVTFEEWLSAIMAADHDVGMKLTFHTTEAVIPTMTILRQNMSNIDFPVIINADVLAPSYDSGQPLDPDLVFKPTYELYPNGVTTSIQFKGITREGGITRELARNAHALAQRLSSPVTFTIPAAVAMMSWPNVKWLLEQSDTYTLTLTEGQISIDPIDLFMIRNDFDWGRILYDITTEKATQLARMTETGGSLVNFFQASYKIYGRDALSVTWAHGVNSREAVEDAMGAYREITMLEADVDIRSDNVPVMSDDVSVAGSDVMTLEEWLDIAKLRKQGIMLEFHSVNSVVPALEIFQRRHGDLRSPVMLKAEIPGLFSKETFIDSIVDMFPHVSIVFAMRPASPSEGYSRAQVEEISRMCANLTQVVTFSVDARHVRGSWDNLSWLLGQSPLYHLYIWAGWPEPETYSVDVTDLVFVRNNFDRSRVFYDLIPRVMEEFNMALEET
- the LOC136424309 gene encoding protein FAM151A-like isoform X1, whose translation is MEVEQGKRKRHQKKVTRYVTIAAVVGVVLVAAIALLVYFLVPSVTIDEFPTDGSLLDYFKFDRQDAMQVTWSHGANSKAQLAEALASDIHMLEADILLRGQGTPAQTDIPVMAHPPQTDGDNTFEEWLDAALESSKGLKLDFKSIGAVAPSLRILRDRANLINRPVWLNADILPGPNTANPGVDARDFLDTVNRIFPECTLSLGWTTGFYFGRENVGYTRRMVEEMHSYCKELSQPVTFPIRNSLLGLPGTMENLKWLLSQSERYTITVWTSVFDVHRIYDLVRCRNAFSHKRVYYDLPKQLEDDFLQAMQRHESKVNPLSFFPLERRDALLLTWSHETNSREKLTEALQRKSNIIEADVVLGDQNQPIMAKPTDTDYDVTFEEWLSAIMAADHDVGMKLTFHTTEAVIPTMTILRQNMSNIDFPVIINADVLAPSYDSGQPLDPDLVFKPTYELYPNGVTTSIQFKGITREGGITRELARNAHALAQRLSSPVTFTIPAAVAMMSWPNVKWLLEQSDTYTLTLTEGQISIDPIDLFMIRNDFDWGRILYDITTEKATQLARMTETGGSLVNFFQASYKIYGRDALSVTWAHGVNSREAVEDAMGAYREITMLEADVDIRSDNVPVMSDDVSVAGSDVMTLEEWLDIAKLRKQGIMLEFHSVNSVVPALEIFQRRHGDLRSPVMLKAEIPGLFSKETFIDSIVDMFPHVSIVFAMRPASPSEGYSRAQVEEISRMCANLTQVVTFSVDARHVRGSWDNLSWLLGQSPLYHLYIWAGWPEPETYSVDVTDLVFVRNNFDRSRVFYDLIPRVMEEFNMALEET